A genome region from Microplitis demolitor isolate Queensland-Clemson2020A chromosome 1, iyMicDemo2.1a, whole genome shotgun sequence includes the following:
- the LOC103577933 gene encoding uncharacterized protein LOC103577933, with amino-acid sequence MIISIVVKSTSINMYPQSFGYLVPIIIFLHLLIYNLADSRHLYRMEIPRKCCSPDNFFNEHLECINRTVKSSLSSIDIKKKSSFLSSALTLLSTSPFLSSSDGLKCIFNESLIFNGTYKLDSRDSYVTLHAPNNFCIEDTVNGTTVLARCPSPEERHRSQIHNLGAVIFWGAQTYMSTNIAHVVLCTIVVVIYLSVPQLQRGLYNRAVVRHNICLMMTGVVLQMLGFCELGNCQFNDYLMIFSWLSLQYFTIATVFWLNVICYDMTLAITKFRWITGAGQHDNIDENRKIFIYGLFAWGGSFLPVILAGLCDYIPSVPKDFILKPNYLKFRDGPSPIVNLYFFLVPAFTLLLNNILFIYTTFKIIKIQRSTQIATSNQKNLLKKKYFLFLRLYLLMGAPWFFGMVLACLNKLVLLKTCRLIQPSLWLLILATHKYVITKIKSLSASYKRRKCSVTTISA; translated from the coding sequence ATGATAATCAGTATAGTAGTGAAAAGTACATCAATCAACATGTATCCGCAATCGTTCGGTTACTTAGtaccaataataatttttctgcatttattaatatataatttagcaGATTCTCGTCATCTCTATCGGATGGAGATACCGCGCAAGTGTTGTTCtcccgataatttttttaacgagcATTTAGAGTGTATTAATCGAACTGTTAAATCATCCCTATCGagtattgatattaaaaaaaaatcctcatttttatcatcagcTTTAACTTTACTATCAACATCACCATTTTTGTCAAGCAGTGATGGGTTAAAGTGCATATTCAATGAGTCGCTGATTTTTAACGGAACCTATAAATTAGACTCGAGGGACTCGTATGTAACACTCCATgcgccaaataatttttgcatcGAGGACACCGTCAATGGGACAACAGTGTTGGCTAGATGTCCGTCTCCAGAGGAACGACATCGTTCGCAGATCCACAATCTGGGTGCGGTTATATTCTGGGGAGCGCAGACCTACATGTCTACAAACATCGCCCACGTGGTCTTGTGTactattgttgttgttatctACCTGTCTGTACCACAGCTACAACGTGGTCTCTACAATCGTGCCGTTGTCAGACACAATATATGTCTCATGATGACTGGTGTCGTCTTACAAATGCTCGGCTTCTGCGAGCTTGGAAACTGCCAATTCAATGACTACTTGATGATTTTTTCATGGCTGAGTCTTCAGTACTTCACCATCGCTACCGTATTTTGGCTAAATGTTATTTGTTATGACATGACTTTGGCAATAACCAAGTTCCGTTGGATAACTGGAGCCGGACAGCATGACAATATTGATGAGAATcgtaagatttttatttatggactGTTTGCCTGGGGAGGCTCTTTCTTGCCGGTGATCCTTGCCGGTCTCTGTGATTACATTCCTTCGGTACCGAAAGACTTTATTCTTAAACCGAATTACTTAAAGTTTCGTGACGGACCAAGCCCTATTGTAaatctgtatttttttctcgtaCCCGCGTTTACTTTGCTGctaaacaatattttgtttatttacacaacattcaaaataatcaagaTTCAACGCAGCACTCAGATCGCGACGTCcaatcagaaaaatttattgaaaaaaaaatactttttgtttCTGAGATTGTATTTACTGATGGGCGCGCCCTGGTTCTTCGGAATGGTACTCGCGTGTTTGAATAAACTTGTTTTACTTAAAACATGTCGGCTAATACAGCCTTCGCTGTGGCTTCTGATACTCGCGACTCACAAATACGtcattactaaaataaaatccttgtCTGCTAGTTACAAGCGCAGAAAATGTAGCGTCACAACTATCAGCGCTTAA